Proteins co-encoded in one Sulfuricystis thermophila genomic window:
- a CDS encoding TRAP transporter large permease: MTEFFIANMAPIIFASLVVFLLIGFPVAFALAANGIIFGLIGIELGLFHPAFFQALPERIFGGVMNNDTLLAIPFFTFMGLILERSGMAEDLLETIGQLFGPVRGGLAIAVIFVGAMLAATTGVVAASVISMGLISLPIMLRYGYDRRLASGVIAASGTLAQIIPPSLVLIIIADQLGKSVGDMYKGAFVPGFVLTGLYLLYVIGMALIFPKSAPALPPDARTFREANGRSGARSLIVLLAMATAIAGWWASRQPAEKHVDEIVVVSMTIAMAVAFAAAAINRALKLGLLSKMAERVTFVLIPPLALIFLVLGTIFIGVATPTEGGAMGATGALVMALSRKRLNLSLLKQAMDSTAKLTTFVVFILIGARVFSLTFYGVDGHKWVEHLLANLPGGEIGFLIVVNILVFLLAFFLDFFELAFIVIPLLAPAAEALGIDLIWFGVVLAVNMQTSFMHPPFGFALFYLRSVAPSSPYKDHVTGQTMAPVTTGQIYWGAIPFVVIQIIMVALVIAFPQLVGHDKPAYVEGETPMIDIQQMLDEDAAADAAREAGKVGAGGTANDGDAITKALRESEATK, from the coding sequence CCAACGGCATCATCTTCGGCCTGATCGGTATCGAGCTGGGTCTCTTCCATCCGGCTTTCTTCCAGGCGCTGCCGGAACGCATCTTCGGCGGCGTGATGAACAACGACACGCTCTTGGCCATCCCCTTCTTCACTTTCATGGGGCTGATCCTCGAGCGATCCGGCATGGCCGAGGATCTGCTCGAAACCATCGGCCAACTCTTCGGCCCGGTGCGCGGTGGACTGGCGATCGCGGTGATCTTCGTCGGTGCCATGCTCGCGGCGACGACCGGCGTCGTGGCCGCCTCGGTGATCTCGATGGGCCTCATCTCGCTGCCGATCATGTTGCGCTACGGCTACGACAGGCGGCTCGCCTCGGGCGTCATCGCCGCCTCGGGCACGTTGGCGCAGATCATCCCGCCCTCCCTGGTGCTCATCATCATCGCCGACCAGCTCGGCAAGTCGGTCGGCGACATGTACAAGGGCGCTTTCGTGCCGGGATTCGTGCTGACGGGGCTGTATCTCCTCTATGTGATCGGCATGGCGCTGATTTTCCCGAAATCGGCGCCGGCGCTGCCGCCCGATGCCCGCACCTTCCGGGAAGCGAACGGCCGTTCCGGTGCGCGCTCGTTGATCGTTCTGCTCGCGATGGCGACAGCGATCGCCGGGTGGTGGGCGTCGCGGCAGCCCGCGGAAAAGCATGTCGACGAGATCGTCGTCGTCAGCATGACGATCGCGATGGCGGTGGCGTTTGCCGCCGCCGCCATCAACCGTGCCTTGAAGCTAGGGCTGCTGTCGAAAATGGCCGAGCGGGTCACCTTCGTGCTGATTCCACCGCTGGCGCTGATCTTCCTGGTGCTCGGCACCATTTTCATCGGCGTGGCGACCCCCACCGAAGGCGGCGCGATGGGCGCCACCGGCGCGCTCGTCATGGCTTTGTCGAGAAAACGCTTAAATCTTTCCCTGCTCAAGCAGGCGATGGATTCGACGGCCAAGCTCACCACCTTCGTCGTCTTCATCCTGATCGGTGCGCGCGTCTTTTCGCTCACCTTTTACGGTGTCGACGGCCACAAATGGGTCGAGCACCTGCTCGCCAACTTGCCCGGCGGCGAGATCGGTTTCCTGATCGTCGTCAACATCCTCGTTTTCCTGCTCGCCTTCTTCCTCGACTTCTTCGAGCTCGCCTTCATCGTCATTCCTTTGCTGGCGCCGGCGGCAGAGGCGTTGGGTATCGATCTGATCTGGTTCGGTGTGGTGTTGGCCGTCAACATGCAAACCTCCTTCATGCACCCACCCTTTGGCTTTGCGCTCTTCTATCTGCGCTCGGTCGCGCCCAGTTCGCCTTACAAGGATCACGTCACCGGCCAGACGATGGCCCCGGTGACCACCGGGCAGATCTACTGGGGGGCGATCCCCTTCGTCGTCATCCAGATCATCATGGTCGCCCTGGTGATCGCCTTCCCCCAACTAGTGGGGCACGACAAGCCGGCTTATGTCGAGGGCGAGACGCCGATGATCGACATCCAGCAGATGCTCGACGAGGATGCGGCGGCCGATGCGGCGCGCGAGGCCGGGAAAGTCGGCGCCGGCGGGACGGCAAACGATGGCGACGCCATCACCAAGGCCTTGCGCGAATCCGAAGCGACGAAATAG
- a CDS encoding group II intron reverse transcriptase/maturase — protein sequence MLQPILDPTFSEHSYGFRPGRRAHDAILAAQGYIQSGRRIVVDVDLEKFFDRVNHDILIDRLRKRIDDAGIIRLIRAYLNSGIMSDGVVLERYQGTPQGGPLSPLLANVMLDEVDKVLEKHGHCFARYADDCNVYVRSQKAGERVMALLRRCYAKLQLKVNEAKSAVASVKGRKFLGYSFWFAKDGVKRRVADKPMAAFKQRVRQLTRRSGGRSMAEVIDKLKPYLLGWKAYFGMAQTPTVWRTLDEWLRHRLRAIQLKQWRRGSTIYRELTKLGATEQVATRVAQNARCWWRNSMGDIQRVLTIAYFDQLGLPRLS from the coding sequence GTGCTGCAACCGATACTGGACCCGACATTCAGCGAGCACAGCTACGGCTTCCGACCGGGACGGCGAGCCCACGACGCGATCCTTGCGGCGCAGGGCTACATCCAATCCGGTCGGAGGATCGTGGTGGACGTTGATTTGGAGAAGTTCTTCGATCGCGTCAATCACGACATCCTCATAGACCGACTGCGCAAGCGCATCGACGACGCCGGGATCATCCGGCTGATCCGTGCGTACTTGAACAGCGGCATCATGAGCGATGGCGTGGTGCTGGAACGGTATCAGGGCACACCGCAAGGCGGGCCGCTGAGTCCGTTACTGGCGAACGTGATGCTCGATGAAGTGGATAAGGTGTTGGAAAAGCACGGTCATTGCTTCGCACGCTATGCTGATGACTGCAACGTGTATGTACGCAGCCAGAAGGCAGGCGAGCGGGTGATGGCGCTGCTGCGTCGGTGCTACGCCAAACTACAGCTCAAGGTCAACGAGGCCAAGAGCGCGGTGGCGAGCGTCAAGGGCAGAAAGTTTCTGGGATACAGCTTCTGGTTTGCCAAGGACGGGGTCAAGCGCAGGGTGGCTGACAAGCCGATGGCGGCGTTCAAGCAACGGGTGCGGCAACTGACCCGGCGCTCGGGCGGGCGCAGCATGGCGGAGGTCATCGACAAGCTGAAGCCTTATCTACTGGGTTGGAAAGCCTACTTCGGGATGGCGCAGACGCCAACAGTCTGGCGCACGCTGGACGAATGGCTACGCCACCGATTGCGGGCGATTCAACTCAAACAATGGCGGCGAGGAAGCACGATCTACCGGGAACTGACCAAACTGGGCGCGACTGAGCAGGTGGCAACGCGGGTGGCGCAGAACGCACGTTGTTGGTGGCGAAACAGCATGGGCGACATCCAACGGGTGCTGACCATTGCTTATTTCGACCAACTTGGCCTACCCCGACTCTCATGA
- a CDS encoding TRAP transporter substrate-binding protein codes for MERRKFLQHAGMAGILATGAAPAVHAQQAVRWRLTSSFPKSLDTIYGGAEVMANRVKALTGGKFEIQVFAAGEIAPGLQALDVTQNGTVECCHTCSYYYVGKDKAFGFGTSVPFGMNFRQLNAWFYYGGGDKLLQEFYNGYNVHHLLGGNTGTQMGGWFRKEINTLADVKGLKMRIAGLGGAVFSALGAVPQQIAGSDIYPALEKGTIDAAEWVGPYDDEKLGFYKVAKNYYFPGWWEPGPGINFFINKDAWAKLPKEYQAAMEAGAYEANVTMMAEYDHKNPTALVKLVQNGVKLKKYSAEIIKAAYDAAVQLYADESAKNPAFKKIYEPYLKYQKMTNQWFAVAELGMDTFLQQHIK; via the coding sequence ATGGAACGTCGCAAGTTTCTGCAACACGCCGGCATGGCCGGCATCCTCGCCACCGGCGCGGCGCCGGCCGTCCACGCTCAGCAGGCGGTCAGATGGCGCCTCACTTCGAGCTTCCCGAAGAGCCTCGACACCATCTACGGCGGCGCCGAAGTCATGGCCAACCGCGTCAAGGCGCTGACCGGCGGCAAGTTCGAGATCCAAGTCTTCGCTGCCGGCGAGATCGCCCCCGGTCTGCAGGCGCTCGACGTCACGCAAAACGGCACGGTCGAGTGCTGCCACACCTGTTCCTACTACTACGTCGGCAAGGACAAGGCCTTCGGCTTTGGCACCTCGGTGCCTTTCGGCATGAACTTCCGTCAGCTCAACGCCTGGTTCTACTACGGCGGCGGCGACAAGCTCCTGCAGGAGTTCTATAACGGTTACAACGTCCATCACCTCCTGGGCGGCAATACCGGCACCCAGATGGGCGGCTGGTTCCGCAAGGAAATCAACACGCTCGCCGACGTCAAGGGTCTCAAGATGCGCATCGCCGGCCTGGGCGGCGCGGTCTTCTCCGCGCTCGGCGCCGTGCCGCAGCAGATCGCTGGTTCGGACATCTATCCGGCGCTGGAAAAAGGCACCATCGACGCTGCCGAATGGGTCGGGCCGTATGACGATGAGAAGCTTGGCTTCTACAAGGTTGCCAAGAACTACTACTTCCCGGGCTGGTGGGAACCGGGCCCCGGCATCAACTTCTTCATCAACAAGGATGCCTGGGCCAAGCTGCCGAAGGAATACCAGGCTGCCATGGAAGCCGGCGCATATGAAGCCAACGTGACGATGATGGCCGAGTACGACCACAAGAATCCGACCGCTCTCGTCAAGCTGGTGCAAAACGGCGTCAAGCTCAAGAAGTACTCGGCCGAGATCATCAAGGCCGCCTATGATGCCGCCGTACAGCTCTACGCCGACGAATCGGCCAAGAATCCGGCTTTCAAGAAGATCTACGAGCCTTACCTCAAGTACCAGAAGATGACCAACCAGTGGTTCGCCGTCGCCGAGCTGGGCATGGACACCTTCCTGCAGCAGCACATCAAGTAA
- the pmbA gene encoding metalloprotease PmbA, whose protein sequence is MSEFSFSADDLRELAADVLRHAERLGASACETDVSEGIGQSVTVRKGAVDTIEFNRDKGIGVTVYLGKRRGHASTSDFSPASLKATVEAALSIARFTAEDDAAGLPEAEWLATPQQAALDLDLYHPWSLSVEQAIDRARRTEAAAFAVSPWVSNSEGSTVSTHASHFISANSLGFMGGYPSTRHFISCVPIAQHGNDMQRDDWYSGHRDPRDLATPEAIGEYAARRALARLGARKLKTRQCKVMFEAPLATMLIGSFVHAASGGSLYRKASFLVDALGKKIFPKWMRIEERPHLPKGLASSPFDDDGVATRDRTVVADGVLQGYFLSTYTARKLGMPTTGNAGGSHNLIVAPSPDAPADFAGLLKDFGTGLLVTELLGHGINYVTGDYSRGAAGYWVENGEIAYPVHEITIAGNLKEMFAGIEAIGRDAVTHGARTVGSIVVNRMTVAGR, encoded by the coding sequence ATGTCAGAGTTTTCCTTTTCCGCCGACGACTTGCGCGAACTGGCCGCCGATGTGTTGCGCCATGCCGAGCGGCTCGGCGCCTCCGCCTGCGAAACCGATGTCTCCGAAGGCATCGGCCAATCCGTCACCGTCCGCAAAGGCGCGGTCGACACCATCGAATTCAACCGTGACAAAGGGATCGGCGTCACCGTCTATCTCGGCAAACGGCGCGGGCACGCCTCGACCTCGGATTTCTCGCCAGCATCGCTCAAAGCCACCGTCGAGGCAGCCTTGTCGATCGCCCGCTTCACTGCCGAGGACGATGCCGCGGGCTTACCGGAAGCCGAGTGGCTTGCCACACCGCAGCAGGCGGCGCTGGATCTCGATCTCTACCATCCCTGGAGCTTGTCCGTCGAGCAAGCGATCGACAGGGCTCGCCGCACTGAGGCGGCGGCTTTTGCGGTGAGCCCTTGGGTGAGCAACTCGGAAGGGTCGACCGTCTCGACCCACGCATCGCATTTCATCTCGGCCAACAGTCTCGGCTTCATGGGCGGCTACCCTTCGACACGCCATTTCATCTCCTGCGTGCCGATCGCCCAACATGGCAATGACATGCAACGTGACGACTGGTATTCCGGCCACCGCGATCCGCGCGATCTCGCCACACCGGAAGCCATCGGCGAGTACGCCGCACGGCGCGCGCTTGCTCGCCTGGGGGCGAGGAAGCTGAAGACGCGCCAGTGCAAGGTGATGTTCGAGGCGCCGCTGGCGACGATGCTGATCGGCAGCTTCGTCCATGCCGCTTCAGGTGGCAGCCTCTACCGCAAGGCGAGCTTCCTCGTCGACGCGCTGGGCAAAAAGATCTTCCCCAAGTGGATGCGCATCGAAGAGCGGCCGCACCTGCCGAAAGGCCTCGCCTCCAGTCCCTTCGACGACGACGGCGTGGCGACACGCGACCGCACCGTCGTCGCGGACGGCGTCCTGCAAGGCTATTTCCTCTCGACCTATACTGCCCGCAAGCTGGGGATGCCAACCACCGGCAACGCCGGCGGCAGCCATAACCTGATCGTCGCGCCGAGCCCCGACGCCCCAGCCGATTTCGCCGGCCTGCTCAAGGACTTCGGGACCGGCCTGCTGGTCACCGAACTGCTCGGCCACGGCATCAACTACGTCACTGGCGATTACTCGCGCGGCGCGGCCGGCTACTGGGTGGAAAACGGCGAGATCGCCTATCCGGTGCATGAGATCACCATCGCCGGCAATCTCAAGGAGATGTTCGCCGGCATCGAAGCCATCGGCCGCGACGCCGTCACGCACGGCGCGCGCACGGTCGGTTCCATTGTGGTTAACCGCATGACGGTTGCGGGGCGCTGA
- the yjgA gene encoding ribosome biogenesis factor YjgA → MDTLEKPSKSAIKRAMTELQDLGEQLVALSAEQLKKIELPEDLRDAVRDAQRFTQHEARRRQLQYIGRLMRNLDAEPIRAALDDIRGVSAVANARQHALERLRARFLADEKVIGEIAATHPDADLQKLRQLRRNALKEQELGKPPRAFRELFRVLRELDGQ, encoded by the coding sequence GTGGACACACTCGAAAAACCCAGCAAGAGCGCGATCAAGCGCGCAATGACCGAGCTGCAAGATCTCGGCGAGCAATTGGTCGCCCTCTCGGCCGAGCAGTTGAAGAAAATCGAACTGCCCGAAGACCTGCGCGATGCCGTGCGGGATGCGCAGCGTTTCACCCAGCACGAGGCACGCCGCCGTCAGCTGCAGTACATCGGCCGGCTGATGCGCAATCTCGATGCCGAGCCGATTCGCGCGGCGCTCGACGACATCCGGGGCGTCTCCGCCGTCGCCAACGCGCGCCAGCACGCGCTCGAACGCCTGCGCGCGCGCTTTCTCGCCGATGAAAAAGTGATCGGCGAAATCGCAGCGACACACCCGGATGCCGATCTCCAAAAGCTGCGCCAGCTGCGCCGCAATGCACTCAAGGAACAGGAATTGGGTAAACCCCCGCGCGCTTTTCGCGAACTCTTCCGCGTATTGAGGGAACTCGATGGACAATGA
- the mog gene encoding molybdopterin adenylyltransferase, with amino-acid sequence MDNELLIGLVSISDRASSGVYEDKGIPALKEWFSAALASPWRMESRLIPDEQAVIEATLIELCDEVGCHLVLTTGGTGPAPRDVTPEATLAVAHKVMPGFGEQMRAVSLKYVPTAILSRQVGVIRGKSLILNLPGQPKAIKETLDGVFAAVPYCIDLIGGPYIETNEAVVKAFRPKSAIKPAPN; translated from the coding sequence ATGGACAATGAATTGTTGATCGGCCTGGTGTCGATTTCCGACCGGGCCTCCTCCGGCGTCTATGAGGACAAAGGGATACCGGCGCTCAAGGAGTGGTTCTCTGCGGCGCTTGCATCCCCCTGGCGCATGGAAAGCCGGCTGATTCCCGACGAGCAAGCCGTGATCGAAGCCACGCTGATCGAACTGTGCGACGAGGTGGGGTGCCACCTAGTGCTCACCACCGGCGGTACCGGTCCGGCGCCGCGCGATGTGACGCCCGAGGCCACACTCGCGGTGGCGCACAAGGTGATGCCGGGCTTTGGCGAGCAAATGCGCGCGGTGAGCCTCAAATACGTGCCGACCGCGATCCTCTCGCGGCAGGTCGGGGTGATTCGCGGCAAGAGCCTGATCCTCAACCTGCCGGGTCAGCCCAAGGCGATCAAGGAAACACTCGACGGCGTTTTCGCCGCCGTGCCCTATTGCATCGACCTGATCGGCGGGCCGTACATCGAAACGAATGAGGCCGTGGTCAAGGCGTTCCGGCCCAAGTCTGCAATAAAGCCAGCCCCCAATTGA
- a CDS encoding M17 family metallopeptidase gives MIALPKLSIAATPRGQHRLILIPAGKTLPADLPDGRFWESLLKRKGMKAAELTKTPLAADLPDGTRAALFACAPEKSRFERLTGLRKAIMPLLEESPKTLAIVPLSVADDALADALYVALVNGVPLPQQKKKAPKPLAEIVLPCRPASADFCLAAARANLLARALTALPPNRLDPSHYRARLRQLAKEQGFDIEEFDFKKLKKMGAGAFCAVAQGSDGDGGGAAIVHLAWRPKKAMRRVALVGKGICFDTGGHNLKPAKYMAGMHEDMAGSAVALALLCAAAELSLPIAIDCWLAIARNHISPTAYAQGDIVKAIDGTTIEVVHTDAEGRMVLADTLALAAKRQPQLMIDFATLTGSMITALGTRYAGVFATSDELAGQAVRAGRESGERVCIFPQDEDYEAALESKVADIKQCTLEGEADHILAARFLSRFVGQTPWLHVDLSAASCQGGLGAVATDTTGFGVNWGLALLQTWAGTP, from the coding sequence ATGATTGCATTGCCCAAGCTTTCCATCGCCGCCACGCCACGCGGCCAACACCGCCTGATCCTGATTCCCGCCGGCAAAACGCTGCCGGCCGACTTGCCCGACGGCAGGTTCTGGGAAAGTCTCCTCAAACGGAAAGGAATGAAAGCGGCGGAGCTTACCAAGACGCCGCTTGCCGCCGATCTGCCCGACGGCACGCGCGCGGCGCTCTTCGCCTGCGCCCCGGAAAAGTCGCGCTTCGAGCGGCTCACCGGCCTGCGCAAGGCCATCATGCCGCTCTTGGAAGAGTCGCCTAAAACGCTGGCCATCGTGCCGCTTAGCGTCGCTGACGATGCGCTTGCCGATGCGCTCTATGTCGCGCTGGTGAATGGCGTGCCGCTGCCGCAGCAGAAGAAGAAGGCGCCCAAGCCGCTCGCCGAAATCGTCTTGCCGTGCCGTCCCGCCAGCGCCGACTTTTGTCTCGCCGCAGCGCGGGCGAACCTGTTGGCGCGCGCGCTCACGGCGCTCCCACCCAACCGGCTCGACCCTTCGCACTACCGCGCGCGGCTGCGGCAGCTCGCCAAGGAACAGGGCTTCGACATCGAGGAATTCGATTTCAAGAAGCTCAAGAAAATGGGCGCCGGCGCATTCTGCGCCGTGGCGCAGGGCTCCGATGGCGACGGCGGCGGCGCCGCGATCGTGCATCTTGCCTGGCGTCCGAAGAAGGCCATGAGACGCGTTGCACTGGTCGGCAAGGGTATCTGCTTCGATACCGGCGGGCACAATCTCAAGCCGGCGAAATACATGGCCGGCATGCACGAGGACATGGCCGGCTCGGCAGTCGCGCTCGCCCTTCTCTGCGCTGCGGCGGAACTTTCGCTGCCGATCGCCATCGACTGCTGGCTGGCCATCGCCAGGAACCACATTTCGCCGACGGCCTACGCGCAGGGCGACATCGTCAAGGCGATCGACGGCACGACGATCGAGGTCGTGCATACCGACGCCGAGGGACGCATGGTGCTCGCCGACACCCTGGCGCTGGCGGCGAAGCGCCAACCGCAGCTGATGATCGACTTCGCCACCCTCACCGGCAGCATGATCACCGCGCTCGGCACGCGCTATGCGGGCGTCTTCGCCACGAGCGACGAACTCGCCGGGCAGGCGGTGCGTGCGGGACGGGAAAGCGGCGAGCGCGTCTGCATCTTCCCGCAGGACGAGGATTACGAGGCGGCGCTCGAATCGAAGGTGGCCGACATCAAGCAATGTACGCTCGAGGGCGAGGCCGATCACATCCTCGCGGCGCGCTTCCTCTCCCGCTTCGTCGGCCAAACGCCTTGGCTGCACGTGGATCTCTCCGCGGCGAGCTGCCAGGGGGGACTGGGCGCGGTGGCGACCGACACCACCGGCTTTGGCGTCAATTGGGGGCTGGCTTTATTGCAGACTTGGGCCGGAACGCCTTGA
- a CDS encoding thymidylate synthase yields MRQYLDLMRHVLEHGHAKSDRTGTGTRSVFGWQMRFDLSAGFPLLTTKKLHLRSIIHELLWFLRGDTNIAYLKENKVTIWDEWADANGDLGPVYGHQWRHWPGRDGQEIDQIAQLIEGLKKNPDSRRHIVTAWNPADVDRMALPPCHALFQFYVADGKLSCQLYQRSADIFLGVPFNIASYALLTMMVAQVCGYRPGEFIHTLGDAHLYSNHLEQARLQLTREPRPLPTMNLNPAVKDIFAFRFEDFTLEGYDPHPHIPAPVAV; encoded by the coding sequence ATGCGTCAATACCTCGATCTCATGCGGCATGTGCTCGAACACGGGCACGCGAAGTCTGATCGCACCGGCACCGGCACCCGGTCGGTGTTCGGTTGGCAGATGCGCTTCGATTTGTCAGCGGGCTTTCCGCTGTTGACGACGAAGAAGCTGCACCTGCGCTCGATCATCCACGAGCTCCTTTGGTTCCTGCGCGGCGACACCAACATCGCCTACCTCAAGGAAAACAAGGTGACCATTTGGGACGAGTGGGCCGATGCCAACGGCGATCTGGGTCCCGTCTATGGCCACCAGTGGCGCCACTGGCCGGGACGTGATGGCCAGGAGATCGACCAGATCGCGCAACTCATCGAGGGACTGAAGAAGAACCCGGATTCACGCCGCCACATCGTCACGGCGTGGAACCCGGCCGATGTGGACCGGATGGCGCTGCCGCCCTGTCATGCGTTGTTCCAGTTCTACGTCGCCGACGGGAAGCTCTCCTGCCAGCTCTACCAGAGGAGCGCCGACATCTTCCTCGGCGTGCCTTTCAACATCGCCTCCTATGCGCTCCTGACGATGATGGTCGCGCAAGTGTGCGGTTATCGGCCAGGGGAATTCATCCATACGCTGGGCGATGCGCATCTTTACAGCAATCACCTTGAGCAGGCCCGGTTGCAGCTGACACGCGAGCCTCGCCCGCTGCCGACGATGAATCTCAATCCGGCGGTGAAGGACATCTTCGCCTTCCGCTTCGAGGACTTCACGCTCGAAGGCTACGACCCGCATCCGCATATCCCGGCGCCGGTGGCGGTTTGA
- a CDS encoding type II toxin-antitoxin system Phd/YefM family antitoxin, translated as MITINTHEAKAKLSEYLAAVEAGEIVQICRRNVPIAQLVPLPKVNSEPRPIGLGPSEEGYEIPDGFFAPLPEDLLASFNGELSDRLLKDLDESVLKAAEPATRSYGK; from the coding sequence ATGATCACGATCAATACTCACGAAGCGAAGGCCAAGCTTTCCGAATATCTCGCGGCGGTCGAAGCCGGCGAAATCGTGCAAATCTGCCGCCGCAACGTGCCGATCGCCCAGTTGGTGCCGCTGCCGAAAGTCAATAGCGAGCCGCGCCCAATCGGCCTGGGGCCGAGCGAAGAGGGTTATGAGATTCCGGATGGCTTTTTCGCGCCTTTGCCAGAAGACCTCTTGGCATCGTTCAACGGAGAGCTCTCGGACCGTCTGCTCAAGGATCTCGACGAGAGCGTCCTCAAAGCGGCCGAGCCGGCGACCCGCTCTTACGGCAAATGA
- a CDS encoding type II toxin-antitoxin system VapC family toxin yields the protein MRLLLDTCAFIWIASNPGRVSQTARTLFSRPGAGVWLSAVSAWEIAIKHRLGRLRLPGGMLPWPYVQEACRRHRIDLLPLTAEASALLDKLPEIHRDPFDRMLVCQAIAEQMTILTPDPSIAQYPVMTQW from the coding sequence ATGAGGTTGCTGCTCGATACCTGTGCCTTCATCTGGATCGCCAGCAACCCGGGGCGCGTTTCGCAAACGGCGCGCACGCTGTTTTCCCGCCCTGGCGCCGGCGTGTGGTTGTCGGCGGTATCCGCCTGGGAAATCGCCATCAAGCACAGGCTCGGCCGGCTGCGGCTGCCGGGCGGCATGTTGCCCTGGCCCTATGTGCAGGAGGCTTGCCGTCGGCATCGCATCGACCTTTTGCCGCTGACGGCGGAAGCGAGCGCGCTGCTCGACAAGTTGCCCGAGATTCACCGCGACCCCTTCGACCGCATGCTGGTTTGCCAGGCGATCGCCGAGCAGATGACGATTCTGACGCCGGATCCATCGATCGCTCAGTATCCGGTAATGACGCAGTGGTGA
- the glk gene encoding glucokinase, with product MKLIGDIGGTKVLMALVDERGVIRQRCRLASAEFARFDDLLAAYLRDIDAPIEEGCLAVAGPVADDGRSAKVTNLPWTIDGAALETRFGLGPLWLINDFAAVAHGVTALKSEQTCLLQAGEPHEEGVKLVLGAGTGLGMAIIAGGRILPSEGGHIGFAPADETQWQVWRALQTEYGRVTAERVISGPGLANIHRILAGESLDPAAVVARARQNDAAAQRSLEVFFSAYGAFAGDMALAVLAHGGVFLAGGVTQHLLSELSTSGFLAAFNDKAEHAELVRRMPVSVVTAPDIGLQGAAAALRSGAFR from the coding sequence ATGAAGCTGATCGGCGACATCGGCGGGACCAAGGTGCTGATGGCGCTCGTCGATGAGCGCGGCGTGATTCGTCAGCGGTGCCGTCTCGCCAGCGCCGAGTTTGCGCGTTTCGATGATCTGCTGGCCGCGTATCTGCGTGACATCGACGCCCCCATCGAGGAAGGGTGTCTCGCCGTGGCCGGCCCGGTAGCCGACGATGGACGCTCGGCGAAGGTGACCAACCTGCCATGGACGATCGATGGCGCTGCTTTGGAAACCCGCTTTGGTCTGGGGCCACTGTGGCTGATCAACGACTTTGCCGCGGTCGCCCATGGCGTCACGGCGCTGAAGTCAGAGCAGACGTGCCTCTTGCAGGCAGGCGAGCCACACGAGGAGGGCGTGAAACTGGTTCTCGGCGCCGGCACCGGGCTGGGGATGGCGATCATCGCTGGCGGCCGCATTTTGCCCAGCGAAGGGGGGCACATCGGCTTTGCGCCAGCGGACGAGACGCAATGGCAGGTGTGGCGCGCGCTGCAGACCGAGTACGGCCGTGTCACGGCAGAGCGCGTGATTTCCGGACCGGGACTGGCGAACATCCACCGCATCCTCGCCGGCGAGTCGCTCGACCCGGCGGCGGTCGTCGCGCGGGCGCGACAAAACGACGCGGCAGCGCAGCGCTCGCTCGAAGTGTTTTTTTCCGCCTACGGCGCCTTTGCCGGTGACATGGCGCTGGCAGTGCTTGCGCACGGGGGTGTGTTCCTCGCTGGTGGCGTGACGCAGCATCTTTTGTCCGAGCTGAGCACCAGCGGTTTTCTTGCCGCTTTCAACGACAAAGCCGAGCATGCGGAATTGGTGCGCCGCATGCCCGTCTCGGTAGTGACGGCCCCGGATATTGGTTTGCAGGGGGCGGCCGCCGCCTTGCGAAGCGGCGCGTTTCGTTGA
- a CDS encoding DUF2934 domain-containing protein, producing the protein MATSTKTTDEPVKKTGSTRSKPKTTVKSGDTAKATAAKKSAAAKTTAGKKTAKPKTPAAKRADVAPAAAQPPAMPELTPEQRRLYVEVAAYYIAERRGFQGGSQMDDWVQAEAEIDRLLREGILKP; encoded by the coding sequence ATGGCTACATCCACCAAAACGACCGACGAGCCGGTAAAGAAGACCGGCAGCACCCGCAGCAAGCCGAAGACCACCGTGAAGTCTGGAGATACGGCCAAGGCCACTGCTGCAAAGAAGTCAGCGGCGGCGAAGACCACCGCAGGGAAAAAGACTGCGAAACCGAAGACACCAGCCGCGAAGCGAGCCGATGTCGCTCCGGCAGCCGCGCAACCGCCAGCGATGCCCGAGCTGACGCCAGAGCAACGGAGGCTGTATGTCGAAGTGGCGGCCTATTACATCGCCGAGCGCCGCGGTTTCCAAGGCGGTAGCCAGATGGACGACTGGGTGCAGGCCGAGGCCGAAATCGATCGCCTGCTGCGCGAAGGGATTCTCAAGCCATAA